Proteins encoded within one genomic window of Gallus gallus isolate bGalGal1 chromosome 1, bGalGal1.mat.broiler.GRCg7b, whole genome shotgun sequence:
- the ART1L1 gene encoding ADP-ribosyltransferase 1 like 1 precursor (The RefSeq protein has 7 substitutions compared to this genomic sequence) yields MEHAILGLVLLLSTRTDASAARSKKGPIKEVAMDMAPHSFDDQYQGCIHLMEAELEELNRTEFANEVYAEEWRNATEKWQRRWGRVSSPMVLQQDQAIAVLAYTMEGELYRVFNNATLTAGRSRQHYLSSYPFKTLHFLLSRALHTLRESQPQPCYNVFRGVNNTRFTAQQGTVVRFGQFTPSSFKREVAESFGLDTFFSVETCYGAHIKDLSNFPEEDEVLIPPFEQFRVTNSTYTEGRSFIQLRSHGKSSTYNCEFVKGKGCSAPEWGAWVDRGHRGPGAWGGCAGCAPSAAPHSH; encoded by the coding sequence ATGGAGCACGCCATTCtgggcttggtgctgctgctcagcaccaggacTGATGCATCGGCTGCCAGGAGCAAGAAAGGCCCCATAAAGGAGGTGGCGATGGACATGGCCCCCCACTCCTTTGATGACCAGTACCAGGGCTGCATCGACTTGATGGAggctgagctggaggagctgaacCGCACCGAGTTCACCAACGAGGTCTATGCTGAGGAATGGAGAAATGCCACAGAGAAGTGGCAGCGCCAATGGGGTCGGGTCTCCAGCCCAATGGTGCTGCGACAGGATCAAGCCATAGCCGTGCTGGCGTATACAATGGAGGGAGAACTGTACCGTGTGTTCAACAACGCCACGCTCACGGCTGGGCGCTCCCGGCAGCACTACCTGAGCTCCTACCCCTTCAAGACACTGCATTTCCTactgagcagagccctgcacacCCTGCAGGAATCCCAGCCCCAGCCATGCTACAACGTCTTCCGTGGTGTGAACAACACCAGattcacagcacagcaaggcacGGTGGTCCGCTTTGGCCAGTTCACCCCCTCCTCCTTCAAAAGGGAAGTCGCTGAATCTTTTGGCCTGGACACGTTCTTCTCGGTGGAGACCTGCTATGGTGCGCACATCAAGGACCTCTCCACTTTCCCTGAAGAGGACGAAGTCCTCATCCCACCCTTCGAGCAATTCAGGGTCACCAACTCCACCTACACCGAGGGAAGAAGCTTCATCCAGCTCCGCTcccaggggaagagcagcaccTACAACTGCGAGTTCGTGAAGGGTAagggctgcagtgctccagaatgGGGAGCTTGGGTGGATCGGGGACACCGAGGACCGGGAGCGTGGGGAGGCTGTGCAGGCTGTGCTCCATCTGCAGCCCCCCACAGCCATTAA